A genome region from Dolichospermum compactum NIES-806 includes the following:
- a CDS encoding NADPH-dependent oxidoreductase, translating to MTNPTELFNHRYGNSNFNPDIPWSDTLETLLSHRSIRAYLPDALPPGTLEVLIAAAQSASTSSNLQTWSVVAVEDANRKEELLKLTNNQAHIRQCPLFLVWLADLARLTNIAENRGLPHEGLDYLEMFLMAAIDAALAAQNAVVAAESIGLGTVYIGALRNKPEDVAKILNLPPHVVAVFGLCVGYADPVVKVAIKPRLPQSVVVHRETYQLAEQEQGISEYNQIMANFYNSQHMNIPGDWSEHSSKRVASAESLSGRHRLKEILNNLGFKLQ from the coding sequence ATGACTAACCCAACTGAATTATTTAATCATCGTTATGGTAATAGTAACTTCAATCCAGATATTCCCTGGAGTGACACCTTAGAAACTCTGTTATCCCATCGTTCAATTCGTGCTTATTTACCTGATGCTTTACCACCAGGAACTTTAGAAGTTTTAATTGCTGCTGCTCAATCTGCTTCTACTTCTTCCAATCTCCAGACTTGGAGTGTAGTAGCAGTTGAAGATGCAAATCGCAAAGAAGAATTATTAAAACTAACTAATAATCAAGCACATATTCGCCAATGTCCTCTCTTTTTAGTATGGTTAGCAGATTTAGCCAGACTCACAAACATTGCCGAAAATCGTGGACTACCTCATGAAGGTTTAGATTATTTAGAAATGTTTTTGATGGCAGCGATAGATGCTGCATTAGCGGCACAAAATGCGGTAGTCGCAGCAGAATCTATTGGATTGGGAACTGTGTATATCGGTGCATTACGAAATAAACCAGAAGATGTAGCCAAAATTTTGAATTTACCACCTCATGTAGTTGCTGTTTTTGGTTTATGTGTGGGCTATGCTGATCCTGTTGTCAAGGTGGCAATTAAACCACGTTTACCACAATCAGTGGTAGTACATCGAGAAACATATCAACTTGCAGAACAAGAGCAAGGCATATCAGAATATAACCAAATCATGGCAAATTTTTACAATTCACAACACATGAATATTCCTGGTGATTGGTCGGAACATTCTAGTAAAAGAGTAGCATCGGCTGAATCATTATCTGGTCGGCATAGATTAAAAGAAATTCTGAATAATTTGGGGTTTAAATTACAATAA
- a CDS encoding ATP-binding cassette domain-containing protein has protein sequence MTNKVKGMQLNLECLRKSFGNKTVLQGIDLEIQPGEFVAIVGRSGCGKSTMLRLVAGLDAPSDGNVLLNGKYSDKPINPAIRMMFQDARLLPWQRVLANVELGLIGANSKAYAKQTALQVLREVGLEDRAHEWPSVLSGGQRQRIALARALASKPSLLLLDEPLGALDALTRIEMQQLLERLWQEQGFTALLITHDVEEAVVLADRVILIENGQISMNVKIDLPRPRARGDAKFAKTVERILDRVMGKQESSQTELISGSSSSSYLLSPVSA, from the coding sequence ATGACTAATAAAGTAAAAGGAATGCAATTAAATCTTGAATGTCTGAGAAAGTCTTTTGGAAATAAAACTGTTTTACAAGGAATTGATTTAGAAATTCAGCCAGGGGAATTCGTGGCTATTGTTGGTCGCAGTGGCTGTGGTAAAAGTACAATGTTGCGTCTAGTGGCTGGGCTAGATGCGCCCAGTGATGGCAATGTTTTGTTAAATGGTAAATATTCTGATAAACCCATTAATCCCGCTATCCGCATGATGTTTCAAGATGCTCGTTTGTTACCTTGGCAGCGAGTATTGGCAAATGTAGAATTAGGTTTAATAGGTGCTAATTCCAAAGCTTATGCCAAGCAAACGGCTTTACAAGTGCTGCGTGAAGTAGGATTAGAAGACCGCGCTCATGAATGGCCTTCTGTACTTTCTGGTGGACAAAGACAACGGATAGCTTTAGCAAGAGCCTTAGCCAGTAAACCTTCTTTATTACTACTAGATGAACCTTTGGGGGCGTTAGATGCTTTAACTAGAATTGAAATGCAACAATTATTAGAACGTTTGTGGCAAGAACAAGGATTTACAGCACTGTTAATTACCCATGATGTAGAAGAAGCTGTGGTATTAGCAGACAGAGTAATTTTGATTGAAAATGGTCAAATTAGTATGAATGTGAAAATTGATTTGCCACGTCCACGGGCTAGAGGAGACGCAAAGTTTGCGAAGACTGTAGAGAGAATTTTAGATAGAGTCATGGGTAAACAAGAATCCTCACAAACAGAATTGATATCTGGATCTTCATCATCATCTTATTTATTGAGTCCTGTGTCTGCCTAA
- a CDS encoding aliphatic sulfonate ABC transporter substrate-binding protein, whose protein sequence is MLNWESKLKSWKNKQITRRSALSAFSYSLVLSAAVFTWNTPQNSIQKQAILSTGGTTNINSKLIANNNKKVVRIVRSKQLTALAVLEKKGILEKRLGSLGYKVEWPEFAAGPQQLEALNAGGLDIASTAESPPVFSQAAGVPLVYLAANSSDGRAVSLLVPPNSSAKRFKDLKGKKIAFQKASIGHYLTVRAAEREGLKLTDIKSVFLAPPDANAAFSQGKVDAWFIWEPFVTRNVQNKVGRVLLDGGNGLRDTNNFYTTNRKFYQENPQVIKIFLEELQKAQVWSKKNPKEIAQLLTSATQLDAPTLEKMHNKYDFALVPINEKVIKKQQDVADKWYSLGLIPKKVNVRDGFLTPQQYAAITPNEVLTKK, encoded by the coding sequence ATGCTGAATTGGGAAAGTAAATTGAAATCATGGAAAAACAAACAGATCACTCGTCGTTCTGCTTTATCCGCTTTTAGTTACAGCTTAGTCTTATCTGCCGCAGTATTTACTTGGAATACACCCCAAAATAGCATTCAGAAACAAGCAATTTTATCTACTGGTGGTACAACTAATATAAATAGTAAACTAATTGCTAATAATAATAAAAAAGTAGTCCGAATTGTTCGTTCCAAACAACTTACAGCCCTGGCAGTTTTAGAAAAAAAAGGCATTTTAGAAAAACGATTAGGATCTTTAGGCTATAAAGTTGAATGGCCTGAATTTGCTGCTGGTCCCCAACAGTTAGAAGCTTTAAATGCAGGTGGACTTGATATTGCATCTACAGCCGAATCACCTCCAGTTTTTTCTCAAGCGGCCGGAGTTCCTCTCGTATATTTAGCAGCTAATTCCTCGGATGGTAGAGCAGTTTCACTTCTAGTTCCTCCCAATTCATCTGCTAAACGTTTCAAGGATTTGAAAGGCAAAAAAATTGCGTTCCAAAAAGCATCTATTGGACATTACCTCACAGTTAGAGCAGCAGAAAGAGAAGGTTTAAAACTCACTGATATAAAGTCAGTTTTTTTAGCCCCTCCAGATGCTAATGCTGCCTTTAGCCAAGGTAAAGTAGATGCTTGGTTTATTTGGGAACCATTTGTCACCAGAAATGTGCAAAATAAAGTAGGTCGCGTTTTACTAGATGGTGGTAATGGTTTAAGAGATACTAACAACTTTTATACTACCAATCGCAAATTCTATCAAGAAAATCCTCAAGTAATTAAAATTTTTCTAGAGGAATTGCAAAAAGCACAAGTTTGGTCTAAAAAGAATCCTAAAGAAATTGCTCAGTTACTAACTAGTGCAACTCAACTTGATGCACCAACTTTAGAAAAAATGCACAATAAATATGATTTTGCATTAGTGCCAATTAACGAAAAAGTAATCAAAAAACAACAAGACGTTGCAGATAAATGGTATAGCTTAGGTCTTATACCCAAGAAAGTAAATGTTAGAGATGGTTTTTTAACTCCTCAACAATATGCTGCAATTACTCCTAATGAAGTGCTTACTAAAAAGTAG
- a CDS encoding TauD/TfdA dioxygenase family protein produces the protein MPTLTLTNFQITPIDAALGAVVTGLDATKSLAPEAILQLKQALRDYHVLIFKNQHLNDEQFLNFSFNFGSLFVPPENVPVLASQPGVTPVIIPVSNVDGGYTGTGELAFHSDHKWTPYPSSGSLLYALEVPSEGGDTSWLNLTLAYETLDESTKQRIADLRLITYNPFLNKPGEPRRKYREDKNIPLISPVFPHPLVRTHPESGKKILYLDYTTEVEVVGLEPQEGKELIEKLRNHLHQPQFYYQHRWSVGDIVYWDNQSTLHYRQTFDSHQRRVMKRISLAGSRPF, from the coding sequence ATGCCGACACTTACTTTAACTAATTTCCAAATCACTCCTATTGATGCAGCATTAGGAGCAGTAGTAACTGGATTAGATGCGACAAAATCTCTTGCTCCTGAAGCAATTTTACAACTTAAACAAGCACTTAGAGATTATCATGTTCTCATTTTCAAAAATCAACATCTTAATGATGAGCAATTTTTGAACTTTAGTTTTAATTTTGGTTCATTATTTGTCCCACCAGAAAATGTTCCAGTTCTCGCTTCTCAACCGGGAGTAACACCAGTTATAATTCCCGTTTCTAATGTTGATGGTGGCTACACAGGTACAGGTGAATTAGCTTTTCATTCTGATCATAAATGGACACCCTATCCTTCTAGTGGTTCTCTACTTTATGCTTTAGAAGTACCATCTGAAGGTGGAGATACTTCCTGGTTAAATCTCACTTTAGCTTATGAAACTTTGGATGAATCAACCAAACAACGAATTGCAGATTTGCGGTTGATTACTTATAATCCATTTTTAAATAAGCCAGGAGAACCTCGCAGAAAATATCGTGAGGACAAGAATATTCCTTTGATTAGTCCTGTCTTTCCCCACCCATTAGTTAGAACTCATCCAGAGAGTGGTAAAAAGATTTTGTATTTAGATTACACCACAGAAGTTGAAGTTGTTGGGTTAGAACCCCAAGAGGGTAAAGAACTAATTGAAAAATTGAGAAATCATCTTCATCAGCCTCAATTTTATTATCAACATAGATGGTCTGTGGGCGATATTGTCTACTGGGATAATCAATCTACATTACATTATCGTCAAACTTTTGATTCTCATCAACGTCGGGTTATGAAACGGATTAGTTTAGCAGGTAGTCGCCCATTTTAG
- a CDS encoding sulfonate ABC transporter substrate-binding protein → MNFNLQRRTVLQKLVQYSALTLVFLSVPIASNIVEAQNTTNKAGIKTKVVRLAYQTSGDIVKIKGVIDKRLQPLGIKVEWSPFPAGPQLMEAMNANRVDIGSVGETPPIFAQAAGAQLAYIAGRKPSKGEGSAIVVQPDSPIKTVKDLKGKKVVFQKGSASHYLLLRALAEAGLKYSDIQAVSLTPAEARDAFIQKKIDAWVAWDPFIAVVQKTANARVLRNASKIATQGGFYMARRSFAVENPEVVRIVLEEVDKLGEWAESNPNEVVKILAPELKLDPALLAVVVRRRTFRLRPINSSLVAEQQRIADLFYKEGVIPKQITIKESVLSSQQYAAITPQRISKK, encoded by the coding sequence ATGAACTTTAATCTACAACGACGCACAGTTTTACAGAAATTAGTTCAATATTCAGCATTAACTTTGGTTTTTCTTTCTGTTCCAATTGCTAGTAATATAGTCGAAGCCCAAAATACAACTAATAAAGCAGGAATTAAAACCAAAGTAGTCCGACTTGCTTATCAAACTTCTGGAGATATTGTCAAGATTAAAGGAGTTATAGATAAACGTCTTCAGCCTTTAGGTATCAAAGTAGAATGGTCTCCATTTCCTGCTGGTCCACAACTCATGGAAGCGATGAATGCAAATAGGGTTGATATTGGTTCTGTAGGAGAAACACCACCAATTTTTGCTCAAGCTGCTGGCGCTCAATTAGCTTATATTGCTGGACGTAAACCTAGTAAAGGTGAAGGTAGTGCTATTGTTGTCCAGCCAGATTCTCCTATTAAGACAGTTAAGGATCTTAAAGGGAAAAAAGTTGTTTTTCAAAAGGGATCAGCATCACATTATTTACTACTAAGAGCATTAGCTGAAGCAGGTTTGAAATATAGCGATATTCAAGCAGTTAGTTTAACTCCAGCAGAAGCCCGTGATGCTTTTATTCAAAAGAAAATTGATGCTTGGGTAGCCTGGGACCCCTTTATTGCGGTTGTTCAAAAAACTGCTAATGCTCGTGTTTTGAGAAATGCTTCCAAAATTGCCACTCAAGGCGGATTTTATATGGCTAGACGGAGTTTTGCTGTGGAAAATCCAGAAGTTGTGCGGATAGTTTTGGAAGAAGTTGATAAGTTAGGAGAATGGGCAGAATCTAATCCTAATGAAGTTGTAAAAATTCTCGCACCAGAACTAAAACTTGATCCTGCACTTTTAGCAGTTGTAGTTCGTAGACGTACATTCCGTTTACGCCCAATTAACTCATCTCTTGTTGCTGAACAACAACGTATTGCTGATTTGTTCTATAAAGAAGGAGTTATTCCTAAACAAATTACCATCAAAGAATCTGTTCTCAGTTCTCAACAATATGCAGCTATTACACCTCAAAGAATTAGTAAGAAATAA
- the ssuC gene encoding aliphatic sulfonate ABC transporter permease SsuC translates to MKVSSPATDFSSKYGNKKNKFSLKLIKNPYFQSFIPWLVPITIIILWQFLSSIGVIPTRILPAPLAVVSAAIKLTQTGELFRNIGISAIRAISGFLVGGSIGFSLGLLNGVSPIAEKLLDTSLQMLRNIPNLALIPLVILWFGIGDEARLFLVSLGVMFPIYLNTFHGIRSVDHGLIEMGKIYGLNTWGLFWRIILPGAMSSILVGVRFSLGIMWLTLIVAETIAADSGIGYMATNAREFMQTDVVVLSIVIYALFGKLADIVAKALENYWLQWNPSYLKG, encoded by the coding sequence ATGAAAGTTTCTTCTCCTGCTACTGATTTTTCCTCAAAGTATGGAAATAAAAAAAATAAGTTTTCTTTGAAGTTAATAAAAAATCCTTATTTTCAATCATTTATACCTTGGCTTGTACCAATAACAATAATTATATTGTGGCAATTTTTGTCTTCTATTGGGGTTATTCCCACGAGAATATTACCAGCACCTTTAGCAGTTGTTAGTGCTGCTATTAAATTAACTCAGACAGGTGAACTTTTCAGAAATATTGGTATTAGTGCCATAAGGGCAATATCTGGGTTTTTAGTTGGGGGAAGTATTGGATTTAGTTTAGGTTTGCTGAATGGTGTTTCTCCGATTGCGGAAAAGTTACTAGATACATCATTACAAATGTTGCGGAATATTCCTAACTTAGCATTAATTCCATTAGTAATTTTATGGTTTGGTATTGGTGATGAAGCGAGATTATTTCTAGTATCTTTAGGTGTAATGTTTCCCATTTATTTAAACACTTTTCATGGGATTCGTAGTGTTGATCACGGATTGATTGAAATGGGTAAAATTTACGGTTTAAATACTTGGGGTTTATTTTGGCGAATTATTCTCCCAGGGGCAATGTCTTCAATTTTAGTAGGTGTGCGGTTTTCTTTAGGGATTATGTGGTTAACACTGATTGTGGCAGAAACAATTGCTGCGGATTCTGGAATTGGTTATATGGCAACAAATGCTAGAGAATTTATGCAAACTGATGTTGTCGTTTTAAGTATTGTAATCTATGCGTTGTTCGGCAAGCTGGCTGATATAGTTGCTAAAGCCCTGGAAAACTACTGGTTGCAATGGAATCCCAGTTATTTGAAGGGTTAA
- the ssuD gene encoding FMNH2-dependent alkanesulfonate monooxygenase, which produces MQVLWFIPTHGDGRYLGTATGGRSVNFDYWRQIAQAVDQLGFTGALLPTGRSCEDAWILASTLVTYTKKMRFLVAIRPGLMSPGVAARMAATFDRISGGRLLINVVTGGDPVELAGDGLHLSHDDRYQLTDEFLTVWREIAGGKISNFEGDYLNIKEGKILFPNIQKPHPPLWFGGSSPIAQVIAAKHVDVYLTWGEPPQQVAEKIASVRRLAQAQGRTLSFGIRLHVIVRETESQAWDAANDLIRYVDDEAIKKSQQAYARMDSVGQNRMKELHNGSREALEISPNLWAGIGLVRGGAGTALVGDPDTVSKRMQEYADIGIDTFIFSGYPHLEEAYRVAELLFPRLPLDNLPTIEPQLLSPFGEIVANREFPQQLQEQLRETTVATVD; this is translated from the coding sequence ATGCAAGTTCTTTGGTTTATTCCCACACATGGCGATGGACGTTATTTAGGAACTGCTACAGGCGGTCGTTCAGTTAACTTTGATTATTGGCGACAGATTGCCCAAGCGGTTGATCAATTAGGGTTTACAGGGGCTTTATTACCTACAGGTCGTTCCTGTGAAGATGCCTGGATTTTGGCTTCAACTTTGGTAACATACACTAAAAAAATGCGGTTTTTAGTAGCAATCCGTCCGGGGTTGATGTCACCAGGAGTAGCGGCGAGAATGGCAGCAACTTTTGATAGAATTTCTGGCGGAAGATTATTAATTAATGTCGTGACTGGTGGTGATCCTGTTGAATTGGCTGGTGATGGGTTGCATCTTAGTCATGACGATCGCTATCAACTAACTGATGAATTTTTAACAGTTTGGCGAGAAATTGCTGGAGGTAAAATTTCTAACTTTGAAGGTGATTATCTCAATATTAAAGAGGGGAAAATTCTATTCCCTAATATCCAGAAACCTCATCCTCCTTTGTGGTTTGGTGGTTCTTCTCCGATTGCCCAAGTAATTGCTGCGAAGCACGTTGATGTTTATTTAACTTGGGGTGAACCACCTCAACAAGTAGCAGAAAAAATTGCTTCTGTGAGACGTTTGGCACAAGCACAAGGCCGAACATTAAGCTTTGGTATTCGTCTTCATGTCATTGTCAGAGAAACTGAGAGTCAAGCTTGGGATGCGGCTAATGATTTGATTCGTTATGTAGATGATGAGGCTATTAAAAAATCCCAACAAGCTTATGCCAGAATGGATTCAGTTGGACAAAACCGCATGAAGGAATTACATAATGGCAGTCGGGAAGCATTAGAAATTAGCCCTAATTTATGGGCAGGAATTGGTTTAGTTCGGGGTGGTGCGGGAACTGCATTAGTAGGTGATCCCGATACTGTTTCTAAAAGAATGCAGGAATATGCGGACATAGGAATTGATACTTTTATTTTCTCTGGTTATCCCCATTTAGAGGAAGCTTATCGGGTAGCAGAATTGCTTTTTCCTCGTTTACCTTTGGATAATTTACCAACAATAGAACCACAATTATTAAGTCCTTTTGGTGAAATTGTTGCTAACCGGGAATTTCCTCAACAGCTTCAAGAACAACTTAGAGAAACAACAGTAGCCACCGTAGATTAG
- the ssuE gene encoding NADPH-dependent FMN reductase has product MTYILAIAGSPSHPSRTYGILEYATQILSQQGLETDIISVRDLPAEDLVYGRYNSPALEKPKALLERASGVIIATPIYKAAYTGLLKSFLDLLPQKVLNGKVLLPLATGGTIAHLLSIEYALKPVLGELGARHILSTVYAVDKQIQIQADGSLQLDEEIDQRLKEVLTEFVQAVNKSQPDVKELAYSN; this is encoded by the coding sequence ATGACTTATATTTTAGCAATTGCGGGTAGTCCTTCTCATCCTTCTAGAACCTATGGAATTTTAGAATATGCAACTCAAATTCTTTCTCAACAAGGTTTAGAAACAGATATTATTTCTGTACGGGATTTACCTGCGGAAGATTTAGTTTATGGACGTTACAATAGTCCAGCTTTAGAAAAACCAAAAGCACTACTAGAACGAGCTAGTGGGGTAATTATTGCTACGCCAATTTATAAGGCTGCATATACTGGGTTACTCAAATCTTTTTTAGATTTATTGCCACAAAAAGTTTTAAATGGTAAGGTTTTATTACCATTAGCTACTGGTGGTACAATCGCTCATTTATTATCAATAGAATATGCCTTAAAACCAGTTTTAGGTGAATTAGGTGCAAGACATATTTTAAGTACAGTTTACGCAGTAGATAAGCAAATTCAAATTCAAGCTGATGGTAGTTTGCAATTGGATGAAGAAATTGATCAACGTCTCAAAGAGGTTTTAACAGAATTCGTCCAAGCTGTTAATAAGTCTCAACCTGATGTCAAGGAATTAGCATATAGTAACTAA
- a CDS encoding DUF7219 family protein: MNQYSDLLSELSDFLYPRSPYYGDLKSEHLEFNAQLQDFSQRVNYISGLQTGGKLSSEEAYKQIHILWKQLKMSKKKY; this comes from the coding sequence ATGAATCAATACTCTGATTTGCTATCGGAACTATCTGATTTTCTTTATCCTCGTAGTCCTTATTATGGAGATTTGAAGTCAGAACATTTAGAATTTAATGCTCAACTTCAAGATTTTTCGCAACGAGTGAACTATATTTCTGGTCTACAAACTGGTGGTAAACTTTCCTCAGAAGAGGCTTATAAACAAATACATATTCTCTGGAAACAGTTAAAAATGTCCAAGAAAAAATATTAA
- a CDS encoding DUF1634 domain-containing protein: MYKLNSGFRWTCTTQVERKVGTFTFQLEEQDSDIQQLEEQRLKNHDDENLSNQKLTKSASEKQLEYLLSNLLMYGVLIASSIVLFGGILYLIHHGSEPAEYQIFIGTPSEFHSPIGVVNAVFAGSRRGIIQLGLLILIAIPILRVIISFCTFLLQRNFIYVVITSLVLASLTYSLVGAYY, translated from the coding sequence ATGTATAAATTAAATTCTGGTTTTCGCTGGACCTGCACAACACAGGTAGAAAGAAAAGTTGGAACTTTCACTTTTCAATTAGAGGAGCAAGATTCTGATATTCAACAGTTAGAAGAACAGCGGCTTAAAAATCATGATGATGAAAATTTAAGTAATCAAAAACTTACAAAATCAGCAAGTGAAAAACAATTAGAATATCTACTCAGTAACCTGCTAATGTATGGAGTTTTAATCGCTAGTTCTATAGTATTATTTGGGGGTATACTATATTTAATTCATCATGGCTCTGAGCCTGCGGAATATCAAATATTTATAGGCACACCATCTGAGTTTCACTCCCCCATAGGTGTAGTAAATGCTGTTTTCGCAGGTAGCCGCCGGGGAATTATTCAATTAGGGCTGTTAATACTCATTGCCATCCCCATTTTGCGCGTAATCATTTCTTTCTGCACTTTTCTTTTACAGCGAAATTTTATCTATGTCGTCATTACATCATTAGTGCTTGCTAGTCTAACTTATAGCCTGGTTGGCGCATATTACTAA
- a CDS encoding sulfite exporter TauE/SafE family protein: MSILAFSLLVWLGSFSAGLVGALTGLGGGVVIVPLLTSVFAVDIRYAVGASLVSVIATSLGSASTYIKKGYANLRLGMFLEVATTIGALIGALIATHVTVKILSLILAIVLIYSAYLSQRPRPEQTEIAPPDPLAEYLQLNGTYPTPDGVIPYQVHALPAGFSIMLVAGVLSGLLGIGSGAFKVLAMDQAMRLPFKVSTTTSNFMIGVTAAASAGVYLTQGYIDPGLSMPVMLGVLPGAFLGARILIGAKTQILRIIFSFVLVVMALKMVYNSLIGGL, translated from the coding sequence TTGAGCATATTAGCATTTTCTTTACTGGTTTGGTTGGGATCATTTAGTGCCGGCTTAGTCGGAGCATTAACTGGTTTAGGTGGTGGAGTCGTCATAGTTCCGTTATTAACTTCCGTCTTTGCTGTTGATATTCGCTACGCCGTTGGAGCATCATTAGTATCAGTTATTGCGACATCATTAGGTTCAGCATCTACATATATTAAAAAAGGCTACGCTAATCTGCGCTTGGGAATGTTCCTGGAAGTAGCCACCACCATTGGCGCTCTGATTGGGGCTTTAATTGCCACTCATGTAACCGTAAAAATACTTTCCCTGATTTTGGCAATTGTGCTAATTTATTCAGCATACCTGTCTCAACGCCCCAGACCAGAACAAACAGAAATTGCTCCACCAGATCCTTTGGCAGAATATCTCCAACTTAATGGTACTTACCCCACTCCTGATGGTGTAATTCCTTACCAGGTTCATGCTTTACCTGCTGGGTTCAGTATTATGTTAGTAGCCGGAGTGCTTTCTGGTTTATTAGGGATTGGTTCGGGAGCATTCAAGGTATTGGCGATGGACCAAGCCATGCGTCTCCCTTTTAAAGTTTCGACTACTACCAGCAATTTTATGATTGGTGTCACAGCCGCAGCGTCAGCAGGTGTTTATTTAACGCAGGGATATATAGATCCAGGTTTATCTATGCCGGTGATGTTGGGAGTGCTACCAGGTGCTTTTTTGGGAGCCAGAATTTTAATCGGTGCTAAAACTCAAATTCTCAGAATTATCTTCAGTTTTGTATTGGTAGTAATGGCATTAAAAATGGTCTATAACAGTCTAATAGGAGGGCTGTAA
- a CDS encoding cadmium resistance transporter: protein MAGFFGGLILPRSWIGLFGLVPIIMGIKSLMNQEEDESEDVETDTEVAERSLWAKFFNLQTYSVAAVTFANGTDNISIYVPIFASSNWQSLLVILGIFFSLVGVLCYVAYKSTHNQALANLFTKYGNYGNRFMPFVLIGLGTFIFLDSPSFSLLNLIHK, encoded by the coding sequence GTGGCTGGTTTTTTTGGCGGTTTAATCTTACCCCGTTCTTGGATTGGCTTATTTGGTTTAGTCCCAATCATCATGGGGATCAAAAGTTTAATGAATCAAGAAGAGGATGAATCAGAGGATGTGGAGACAGATACAGAAGTTGCAGAGCGATCGCTATGGGCGAAGTTCTTCAATTTGCAAACTTATAGTGTTGCGGCTGTGACATTTGCCAATGGAACAGATAATATTAGTATTTATGTGCCGATATTTGCCAGCAGTAATTGGCAAAGTCTATTAGTAATTTTGGGTATTTTCTTTTCATTAGTGGGGGTGTTGTGTTACGTAGCATATAAGTCAACTCATAATCAAGCTTTGGCTAACCTTTTTACCAAATATGGTAATTATGGTAATCGTTTTATGCCCTTTGTCTTAATCGGATTAGGTACTTTTATCTTCCTCGATAGTCCTAGTTTTAGTCTTCTCAATCTTATCCATAAATAA
- a CDS encoding Mrp/NBP35 family ATP-binding protein yields the protein MLKKSNLNNSLLQAEVQTDSPNFRQEEVIQLLKQVIEPTLKNDIVSLGMVRNLRIVDQYIYLRLYIGSRQQHLEAEIKAVLSSLTWCKKNYIQVCTIPGVKTTLAISSGKGGVGKSTTAVNLAAALKLTGAKVGLLDADVYGPNVPQMLGLGQSEVRVINTANGQKFLPLEAHGIKVMSVGLLAEPDHPLAWRGPVLHKIITQFIHDVEWGELDYLLIDLPPGTGDAQITIVQESPICGVILVTTPQKVAVADVRRSIYMFRQVGVPVLGIIENMSYFIGVNGKEIPIFGSGGGETLSNELQAPLLGKIPLDPRICNGGDTGQPLTLFDSSLAISQVFIHIATALEATFLAFSSDL from the coding sequence ATGCTGAAAAAATCAAATTTGAACAATAGCCTTTTGCAAGCGGAAGTACAAACAGATTCTCCCAATTTCCGACAAGAAGAAGTTATCCAACTTCTGAAACAAGTAATCGAACCTACCCTAAAAAACGATATAGTTAGTTTAGGAATGGTGCGAAATCTGCGGATAGTTGATCAATATATTTATTTACGCTTGTATATAGGTTCTCGTCAGCAGCACTTAGAAGCAGAGATTAAAGCAGTATTATCATCATTAACTTGGTGTAAAAAAAACTACATTCAAGTTTGTACAATTCCAGGGGTAAAAACGACATTAGCCATATCTAGCGGTAAAGGGGGTGTGGGTAAATCCACAACCGCAGTTAATTTAGCCGCAGCGTTGAAATTAACGGGAGCAAAGGTGGGTTTATTAGATGCTGATGTTTATGGTCCCAACGTTCCTCAGATGCTTGGATTAGGACAATCTGAAGTTAGGGTTATTAATACTGCTAATGGGCAGAAATTTTTACCATTAGAAGCTCATGGTATCAAAGTCATGTCTGTAGGATTGTTAGCAGAACCGGATCATCCTTTAGCCTGGCGTGGACCTGTATTACATAAAATCATTACTCAATTTATACATGATGTTGAATGGGGAGAATTGGACTATCTGTTAATAGACTTGCCTCCTGGTACTGGTGATGCTCAAATTACGATTGTGCAAGAAAGCCCGATTTGTGGGGTGATATTGGTAACAACACCTCAAAAGGTCGCTGTTGCTGATGTGCGTCGCAGTATCTATATGTTTCGCCAAGTGGGTGTTCCTGTTCTCGGTATTATCGAGAATATGAGCTATTTTATCGGCGTAAATGGGAAAGAAATTCCGATTTTTGGTAGTGGTGGCGGTGAAACTTTGTCAAATGAACTCCAAGCACCGCTTTTAGGCAAAATTCCCCTCGATCCTCGGATCTGTAATGGTGGTGATACTGGGCAACCGCTTACCCTTTTTGATTCTAGTTTAGCTATAAGTCAGGTATTTATACACATTGCTACGGCATTGGAGGCTACTTTTCTTGCTTTTTCTAGTGATTTGTGA